A region of Candidatus Methylomirabilota bacterium DNA encodes the following proteins:
- a CDS encoding NADH-quinone oxidoreductase subunit N, with amino-acid sequence MPTAALVTPLVAPVMSFRAIGPVLVLSVTALLLLVIDLLPPRDRKDHLGVVGLVGVVASLVVSLLFWGADERSFRGMVVLDGFAIFFNLVIGFSVGLVLLLSLDYVRRQGAESGEFYILVLLSAIGMTLMASAGDLIMVFLGLETMSLALYVLAGTFKTRIESAEASMKYFLLGAFASGFFLYGIALIFGAAGSTNLDRIGLALASGAGKDPLLLVGFGLLVVGFGFKISSVPFHMWASDVYQGAPTSVTTLIATGSKAAAFAALLRVLLSALRPAQDEWAMLLWGLAVLSMTVGNVVAIAQQNVKRMLAYSSIAHVGYILIGMVAGGPLGNAAVLFYLLVYTFTTVGSFGVLLLLERNGKEAVEVGDLGGLATRHPVMALVLTIFLLSLVGIPPTAGFVGKFYLFGAAVRAGYVGLAVIGVLNSAIAAYYYLRIVVFMYMRDPEGAPTEVAPSLAGSLALFVALCGVIWLGVMPAPYLDLAQTALAPLLR; translated from the coding sequence ATGCCGACCGCCGCGCTCGTGACGCCCCTCGTCGCGCCCGTCATGAGCTTTCGGGCCATCGGGCCCGTGCTGGTTCTGTCCGTCACCGCGCTGCTGCTCCTGGTGATCGATCTTCTCCCGCCGCGGGATCGCAAGGACCATCTCGGGGTGGTGGGGCTGGTGGGGGTCGTGGCCTCCCTAGTCGTGTCGCTCCTCTTCTGGGGCGCCGACGAGCGTTCGTTCAGAGGGATGGTGGTCCTCGACGGCTTTGCCATCTTCTTCAACCTGGTGATCGGGTTCTCGGTGGGCCTGGTGCTGCTGCTGTCCCTCGACTACGTGCGGCGGCAGGGCGCGGAGAGCGGCGAGTTCTACATCCTCGTGCTGCTCTCCGCCATCGGGATGACCCTCATGGCGAGCGCGGGTGATCTCATCATGGTGTTCCTCGGGCTCGAGACGATGTCGCTCGCTCTCTACGTCCTCGCCGGGACCTTCAAGACCCGCATCGAGTCCGCCGAGGCCTCGATGAAGTATTTCCTCCTCGGCGCCTTCGCCTCCGGGTTCTTCCTCTACGGGATCGCGCTGATCTTCGGCGCCGCCGGCTCGACCAACCTCGACCGCATCGGCCTCGCCCTCGCCTCGGGGGCGGGGAAGGACCCGCTGCTGCTCGTGGGCTTCGGCCTCCTCGTGGTGGGCTTCGGGTTCAAGATCTCCTCGGTGCCCTTCCACATGTGGGCCTCCGACGTCTACCAGGGCGCCCCCACCTCGGTCACCACGCTGATCGCCACCGGCTCCAAGGCCGCCGCCTTTGCCGCGCTGCTGCGGGTGCTCCTGAGCGCGTTGCGCCCGGCCCAGGACGAGTGGGCCATGCTCCTCTGGGGGCTCGCGGTGCTCAGCATGACGGTGGGCAACGTGGTGGCCATCGCCCAGCAGAACGTCAAGCGCATGCTCGCGTACTCGTCCATCGCCCACGTGGGCTACATCCTCATCGGGATGGTGGCGGGCGGCCCGCTCGGCAATGCCGCCGTGCTCTTCTACCTCCTCGTCTACACCTTCACCACCGTGGGATCCTTCGGCGTGCTCCTCCTCCTCGAGCGCAACGGCAAGGAGGCGGTGGAGGTGGGCGATCTGGGCGGGCTCGCCACCCGGCATCCGGTGATGGCGCTGGTGCTGACGATCTTCCTCCTCTCGCTGGTGGGGATTCCGCCCACCGCGGGCTTCGTGGGGAAGTTCTACCTGTTCGGCGCCGCGGTCCGCGCCGGCTATGTGGGGCTGGCGGTGATCGGCGTGCTCAACTCCGCCATCGCCGCCTACTACTACCTGCGCATCGTGGTCTTCATGTACATGCGCGATCCCGAGGGCGCGCCCACCGAGGTGGCGCCCTCGCTCGCCGGGTCGCTCGCCCTGTTCGTGGCCCTCTGTGGCGTGATCTGGCTCGGCGTCATGCCCGCCCCCTACCTGGACCTCGCGCAGACGGCCCTGGCCCCGCTGCTCCGCTAG
- a CDS encoding HAD-IIA family hydrolase — protein MAVRLPYRGWLFDLDGTVYLGERLVPGAAELIAGLRAAGRRVAFLSNKPLETRADYARKLTRLGIPADADDVINSSLVLARHLRGLDPGAPVFVIGEAPMLAEMRAHGFEVRDDARVRWVVIAFDRTFTYAKLDTALQAVKGGARLIATNPDRTCPVEGGEIPDCAGMIAAVEAVTDRRVEVIVGKPSPIILDVALAALGVPAAESVIIGDRIETDIAMGRRSGLATVLVLSGVTRPDDPRIATLAPDHVVRSVADLSP, from the coding sequence GTGGCCGTCCGGCTGCCGTATCGCGGCTGGCTGTTCGATCTCGACGGTACCGTATACCTGGGGGAGCGCCTGGTCCCCGGCGCCGCCGAGCTCATCGCCGGTCTCCGCGCCGCCGGCCGCCGCGTGGCGTTCCTGTCCAACAAGCCGCTGGAAACGCGCGCCGACTACGCGCGCAAGCTCACCCGCCTGGGGATCCCCGCCGACGCGGACGACGTGATCAACTCGTCCCTCGTCCTCGCCCGCCACCTGCGCGGGCTGGATCCGGGCGCGCCCGTCTTCGTGATCGGAGAGGCGCCGATGCTCGCGGAGATGCGGGCGCACGGCTTCGAGGTGCGCGACGACGCGCGTGTGCGGTGGGTGGTGATCGCCTTCGACCGCACCTTTACGTACGCCAAGCTCGACACCGCGCTCCAGGCAGTGAAGGGGGGCGCGCGCCTCATCGCCACCAACCCCGACCGCACGTGCCCGGTGGAGGGCGGCGAGATCCCCGACTGCGCGGGAATGATCGCGGCGGTCGAAGCGGTGACGGACCGGCGGGTGGAGGTGATCGTCGGGAAACCATCGCCGATCATCTTGGACGTCGCGCTGGCCGCGCTCGGGGTGCCCGCGGCGGAGTCGGTGATCATCGGCGACCGGATCGAGACCGACATCGCGATGGGTCGGCGCAGCGGGCTCGCCACCGTGCTCGTGCTGAGCGGCGTCACGCGGCCCGACGACCCCCGAATCGCCACGCTCGCTCCCGACCACGTGGTACGATCCGTGGCAGATCTCTCTCCCTGA